In one Paraburkholderia azotifigens genomic region, the following are encoded:
- a CDS encoding quaternary amine ABC transporter ATP-binding protein, protein MTPNLTFAPEGVLHPGALQAEDVSALAKPIAVSGTDILKVRNLSKIFGPKPERAVELIKQGLGRNEIFEQTGNMVAVNDVSLSVKAGEIFVVMGLSGSGKSTLVRLLNRLIEPTSGQVILEDRDIAPMSTLELREVRRKKMAMVFQSFALLPNRTVLDNIAYGLEVAGLKKADRYAVARAALTRVGLGSYEKLLPGELSGGMQQRVGLARALAVNPSVLLMDEAFSALDPLIRFEMQNELLRLQKEEQRTIVFISHDIEEAIKIGGRIGIMKDGCLIQVGTPAELIQSPADAYVRDFFRNVDVSRFLKASSLMTTVERGLISCDIGAPCERYLNQLIDSGVECGYVCDEAGRYQGCVTPASLHKSGAHPIREAFVRDVTAVPLDADLHQLATIALSQEHDVPVTDTMGKLAGVVSCRTILKQVMERRAA, encoded by the coding sequence ATGACCCCAAACCTGACATTCGCGCCCGAGGGCGTACTCCATCCGGGCGCACTCCAGGCGGAAGATGTTTCCGCGCTGGCAAAACCCATCGCTGTTTCGGGCACCGATATCCTCAAGGTCCGGAATCTGTCGAAGATTTTCGGACCGAAGCCCGAACGCGCCGTCGAGCTGATCAAGCAAGGCCTCGGACGAAACGAGATCTTCGAGCAGACGGGCAACATGGTCGCCGTCAACGACGTGAGCCTGAGCGTCAAGGCTGGCGAGATCTTCGTCGTCATGGGCCTGTCGGGTTCGGGCAAGTCGACGCTCGTGCGCCTGCTAAACCGGCTGATCGAGCCGACGTCCGGTCAGGTGATTCTCGAAGACCGCGACATCGCGCCGATGTCGACGCTGGAGCTGCGTGAAGTGCGGCGCAAGAAGATGGCGATGGTGTTCCAGTCGTTCGCGCTGCTGCCGAACCGCACGGTGCTCGACAACATCGCGTACGGCCTTGAAGTCGCCGGCCTCAAGAAGGCGGACCGCTATGCGGTGGCGCGCGCCGCGCTGACGCGCGTGGGCCTCGGCTCGTATGAAAAGCTGCTGCCGGGCGAACTGTCGGGCGGCATGCAGCAGCGCGTCGGCCTTGCCCGCGCGCTCGCCGTGAATCCTTCTGTGCTGCTGATGGACGAAGCGTTCTCGGCGCTCGATCCGCTGATCCGCTTCGAAATGCAGAACGAACTGCTGCGGCTTCAGAAGGAAGAGCAGCGCACCATCGTGTTCATTTCGCACGACATCGAAGAAGCCATCAAGATCGGCGGCCGCATCGGCATCATGAAAGACGGCTGCCTGATCCAGGTCGGCACGCCTGCCGAACTCATCCAGTCGCCCGCCGATGCCTACGTGCGCGACTTCTTCCGCAACGTCGACGTGTCGCGTTTCCTGAAGGCGTCGAGCCTGATGACGACGGTCGAGCGCGGACTGATTTCCTGCGATATCGGCGCGCCGTGCGAGCGTTACCTGAACCAGCTGATCGATAGCGGCGTGGAGTGCGGCTACGTGTGCGACGAAGCGGGCCGCTATCAGGGCTGCGTCACGCCGGCGTCGCTGCACAAGTCGGGCGCGCATCCTATCCGCGAAGCGTTCGTCCGGGACGTGACCGCCGTCCCGCTGGATGCGGACCTGCATCAGCTCGCGACGATCGCATTGAGCCAGGAACACGACGTACCCGTCACCGACACGATGGGCAAGCTCGCGGGCGTCGTGTCGTGCCGCACGATACTCAAGCAGGTCATGGAACGGAGAGCAGCATGA